The Candidatus Tanganyikabacteria bacterium genome includes a window with the following:
- a CDS encoding fumarylacetoacetate hydrolase family protein: MTAVVSEPTLQALADRLRDAQERRTPCEPLTAEFPDLTLAEAYRIAGRNVARLGAPIVGRKIGLTSAAVQRQLGVDQPDFGALVAGMEVPEGGEADFSRLLQPRVEGEIAFVLGRDLQGPGVTAAQVLAATDFVLPAIEVADCRIADWRIKVQDTVADNAAAAMYVLGSRPASPRDLDMRLAGLALRINGEVATTGAGAACLGNPVNAVAWLANTLGALGTPLSAGEVVLAGAMCPLVAVLPGDCVEVAISGLGSVAVRFSEA; the protein is encoded by the coding sequence CCGATCGGTTGCGGGACGCACAGGAGCGGCGGACGCCCTGCGAGCCGCTCACCGCCGAGTTCCCCGACCTCACGCTGGCGGAGGCGTATCGCATCGCGGGCCGCAACGTCGCCCGGCTGGGCGCCCCGATCGTCGGCCGAAAAATCGGCCTGACCAGCGCGGCGGTCCAGCGGCAACTGGGCGTGGACCAACCCGACTTCGGCGCCCTGGTCGCCGGCATGGAGGTGCCAGAGGGCGGTGAGGCCGATTTTTCCCGCCTGCTCCAGCCCCGCGTGGAAGGGGAGATCGCCTTCGTCCTCGGGCGCGACCTGCAAGGGCCGGGCGTCACGGCCGCCCAGGTCCTGGCCGCCACCGATTTCGTCCTGCCGGCGATCGAGGTAGCCGACTGCCGCATCGCCGACTGGCGCATCAAGGTGCAGGACACGGTCGCCGACAACGCGGCCGCCGCGATGTACGTGCTGGGCTCGCGCCCGGCTAGCCCGCGGGACCTGGACATGCGCCTGGCCGGCCTGGCGTTGCGAATAAACGGCGAGGTAGCGACAACCGGGGCGGGGGCCGCGTGCCTCGGGAATCCCGTCAACGCCGTGGCGTGGCTGGCCAACACGCTCGGTGCGCTGGGCACCCCCCTCAGTGCCGGAGAGGTCGTCCTGGCGGGCGCGATGTGCCCGCTCGTCGCGGTCCTGCCCGGCGATTGCGTCGAGGTGGCCATCTCGGGGCTCGGCAGCGTCGCCGTCCGCTTCAGCGAGGCCTGA